Genomic segment of Paenibacillus sp. FSL R5-0623:
TGAAGGGAGCTTAAATCGGATGCCAGAAATTACGATCAGGCTGTATGAAGGCAGGACGGATGAGCAAAAGCAGGAGATAGTGGAGGTGTTCACGCGCGAGCTCTCGCGTATTATCGACCGTGAACCGGATTACATTTCCATCGAATTCAATGAGATCCCATGGGACGAGAATG
This window contains:
- a CDS encoding tautomerase family protein — translated: MPEITIRLYEGRTDEQKQEIVEVFTRELSRIIDREPDYISIEFNEIPWDENVPDNLRSAQSQKQGGEKT